A single genomic interval of Zingiber officinale cultivar Zhangliang chromosome 4A, Zo_v1.1, whole genome shotgun sequence harbors:
- the LOC121970476 gene encoding G-type lectin S-receptor-like serine/threonine-protein kinase At4g27290 isoform X2, with protein sequence MQFFLLQLLGIIAATSWVVLGQSSSGDTMTPNSSLINDQTLISAGSIFQLGFFSPDKDSGNRYLGIWYYNRPSTGQNIVVWVANRNRSLNSVSSSLNLTSDGNLILFDGETLVWSTGTSTESNPARLQLLDTGNLMLTTENFSRTLWQSFDHPSDTLLPGMKLGFDLRRNTSWHLVSWRSDVDPSLGNYIIETHGVTELIAKNGTTKIHRSGPWSGRGFVGLPQMKNSTLARKVNFTFVSNENETYYTTGYIDRSVLSRSVVNTDGNYERWSWDNGEWRFVWQFPADDCDHYNLCGSGSVCSWGYYAFSCSCLQGFAQASNGCVREKPLNCSSNQIWKAQNVKVPDTENATAYGMISLDACKRLCLGNCSCVAYAVLDEPNGCVTWQGDLMDLRYYTDGANDLYIRLAESSTSKSNKHVWAITIPVMLGFLLLCCILVVTLRRNRALKQGTRNHIESSAKETSRLKLQYPNAENGDLQSLPGHSNSMADDDVSELMSNKIDSEHSGFCEYREVVSILTLGVLPSYDLCTIKAATNDFSNENKLGEGGFGIVYKGELQDGQKIAVKKVSKYSSQGPNEFQNELSLIAKLQHRNLVRLLGSCIEGDERLIVLEYMENKSLDNFIFDKTKSSLLNWQKRLEIINGIARGLLYLHQDSILRVIHRDLKLSNILLDKDMIPKISDFGIARIFEGDGVLENVTTRPVGTFGYMAPEYLTEGVFSFKTDVFSFGVIVLEILSGKRNKIFSNTDASLNLLGHAYKLWKEGRSLEILDDTLDHSYPTAEILRCIRLGLLCVQDNCEDRPTLIEVVMMLASEDQLLTPLKQPTITSASSEGGFTTKEISHSITGR encoded by the exons ATGCAGTTCTTTCTTCTTCAGTTGTTAGGAATAATTGCAGCAACATCTTGGGTTGTTCTTGGTCAATCTTCATCTG GAGATACAATGACCCCGAACAGCTCACTTATCAATGACCAGACCTTGATATCAGCAGGAAGCATATTCCAGCTTGGCTTTTTCAGTCCTGATAAAGATTCAGGGAATAGATATTTAGGAATTTGGTACTACAATCGCCCATCTACAGGACAAAATATAGTAGTATGGGTTGCCAATAGGAACAGGTCTCTGAATAGTGTCTCCTCTTCACTGAACCTAACCTCTGACGGAAATCTAATCCTATTCGACGGAGAAACACTTGTTTGGTCGACGGGAACATCCACAGAATCTAATCCTGCACGCTTGCAACTATTAGACACAGGTAATCTTATGCTGACCACCGAAAACTTCAGCAGGACTCTATGGCAGAGCTTTGACCACCCAAGTGATACACTTCTCCCTGGCATGAAGCTTGGATTTGACCTCCGAAGAAACACTTCGTGGCATCTCGTGTCATGGAGGAGCGACGTAGACCCTTCTCTGGGAAACTACATAATAGAGACCCATGGGGTTACAGAGCTTATAGCAAAGAACGGAACCACCAAAATCCATCGAAGCGGACCATGGAGCGGACGTGGATTCGTTGGCCTTCCTCAGATGAAGAACAGCACCTTGGCAAGGAAAGTAAACTTCACATTCGTATCCAACGAAAATGAGACCTATTACACGACTGGATACATCGATCGGTCGGTGTTATCGCGGTCAGTGGTTAACACTGATGGAAACTACGAGCGGTGGAGTTGGGACAACGGAGAATGGAGATTCGTTTGGCAATTTCCGGCGGATGACTGCGATCATTACAATCTCTGTGGGAGCGGCAGCGTTTGCTCTTGGGGCTACTATGCTTTCTCCTGCAGCTGCCTCCAAGGCTTTGCTCAGGCTAGTAACGGATGCGTGAGGGAGAAGCCCCTGAATTGCTCCTCAAACCAGATTTGGAAGGCGCAGAACGTAAAGGTGCCGGACACCGAGAATGCCACGGCGTACGGCATGATCAGTCTGGATGCATGCAAGCGCTTGTGTTTGGGTAATTGCTCCTGCGTGGCGTACGCTGTGCTGGACGAGCCAAATGGGTGTGTGACTTGGCAGGGTGACCTAATGGATCTGAGATATTATACCGATGGAGCAAATGATCTGTACATTCGGCTTGCAG AATCATCAACATCAAAGAGTAACAAGCACGTGTGGGCGATAACAATACCAGTGATGCTTGGATTTCTGCTACTTTGTTGTATACTTGTAGTCACGTTGAGGAGAAACAGAGCCCTGAAACAAGGAACTCGGAATCATATCGAGTCCTCGGCCAAGGAAACTAGCAGGTTGAAATTGCAGTATCCAAATGCGGAGAACG GTGACTTGCAGAGCCTCCCTGGACATTCTAATTCTATGGCTGATGATGATGTATCAGAGCTGATGTCAAACAAGATAGACTCTGAGCATTCCGGTTTCTGTGAGTATAGAGAAGTAG TTTCGATCCTGACATTAGGGGTGCTACCTTCTTATGATTTATGTACAATAAAAGCTGCAACAAATGACTTCTCGAATGAAAACAAACTTGGGGAAGGTGGATTTGGTATTGTCTACAAG GGAGAGTTGCAAGATGGACAAAAGATTGCggttaagaaagtatcaaaatactCTTCACAAGGGCCAAATGAGTTCCAGAACGAGCTGTCACTAATAGCCAAGCTACAACATAGAAATCTTGTTCGTCTTCTAGGTTCATGCATTGAGGGAGATGAACGACTCATCGTCTTGGAGTATATGGAAAACAAGAGCTTAGATAACTTCATCTTTG ACAAAACAAAGAGCTCATTGCTAAATTGGCAAAAGCGTCTTGAGATTATAAATGGGATTGCTCGAGGGTTACTTTATCTGCATCAAGATTCTATATTGAGAGTCATTCATAGAGATCTTAAGTTGAGCAATATCCTCCTCGACAAGGATATGATTCCAAAGATTTCAGATTTTGGCATCGCAAGGATATTTGAAGGCGATGGAGTTTTAGAAAATGTAACTACAAGACCAGTTGGGACATT TGGTTACATGGCGCCGGAATACTTAACTGAAGGAGTATTTTCATTTAAAACTGATGTATTTAGCTTTGGTGTGATAGTATTAGAAATCTTAAGCGGTAAGAGGAACAAAATATTCAGTAACACAGATGCTAGTTTAAACCTTTTAGGACAT GCATATAAACTTTGGAAGGAAGGCAGATCTTTAGAAATTCTTGATGATACACTTGATCATTCATATCCTACTGCAGAAATCCTTCGTTGCATCCGACTAGGTCTTTTGTGCGTACAAGATAATTGTGAAGACAGACCAACATTGATAGAGGTGGTAATGATGTTGGCCAGTGAGGATCAACTTTTGACGCCACTCAAGCAACCTACAATAACGTCAGCGAGTAGTGAAGGTGGTTTTACTACTAAAGAAATAAGTCACTCAATTACAGGACGATAA
- the LOC121970476 gene encoding G-type lectin S-receptor-like serine/threonine-protein kinase At4g27290 isoform X1: protein MQFFLLQLLGIIAATSWVVLGQSSSENATFTTRKEKLNQSLTFGAGDTMTPNSSLINDQTLISAGSIFQLGFFSPDKDSGNRYLGIWYYNRPSTGQNIVVWVANRNRSLNSVSSSLNLTSDGNLILFDGETLVWSTGTSTESNPARLQLLDTGNLMLTTENFSRTLWQSFDHPSDTLLPGMKLGFDLRRNTSWHLVSWRSDVDPSLGNYIIETHGVTELIAKNGTTKIHRSGPWSGRGFVGLPQMKNSTLARKVNFTFVSNENETYYTTGYIDRSVLSRSVVNTDGNYERWSWDNGEWRFVWQFPADDCDHYNLCGSGSVCSWGYYAFSCSCLQGFAQASNGCVREKPLNCSSNQIWKAQNVKVPDTENATAYGMISLDACKRLCLGNCSCVAYAVLDEPNGCVTWQGDLMDLRYYTDGANDLYIRLAESSTSKSNKHVWAITIPVMLGFLLLCCILVVTLRRNRALKQGTRNHIESSAKETSRLKLQYPNAENGDLQSLPGHSNSMADDDVSELMSNKIDSEHSGFCEYREVVSILTLGVLPSYDLCTIKAATNDFSNENKLGEGGFGIVYKGELQDGQKIAVKKVSKYSSQGPNEFQNELSLIAKLQHRNLVRLLGSCIEGDERLIVLEYMENKSLDNFIFDKTKSSLLNWQKRLEIINGIARGLLYLHQDSILRVIHRDLKLSNILLDKDMIPKISDFGIARIFEGDGVLENVTTRPVGTFGYMAPEYLTEGVFSFKTDVFSFGVIVLEILSGKRNKIFSNTDASLNLLGHAYKLWKEGRSLEILDDTLDHSYPTAEILRCIRLGLLCVQDNCEDRPTLIEVVMMLASEDQLLTPLKQPTITSASSEGGFTTKEISHSITGR, encoded by the exons ATGCAGTTCTTTCTTCTTCAGTTGTTAGGAATAATTGCAGCAACATCTTGGGTTGTTCTTGGTCAATCTTCATCTG AAAATGCAACTTTCACCACAAGAAAAGAGAAATTGAATCAGAGCCTGACCTTTGGTGCAGGAGATACAATGACCCCGAACAGCTCACTTATCAATGACCAGACCTTGATATCAGCAGGAAGCATATTCCAGCTTGGCTTTTTCAGTCCTGATAAAGATTCAGGGAATAGATATTTAGGAATTTGGTACTACAATCGCCCATCTACAGGACAAAATATAGTAGTATGGGTTGCCAATAGGAACAGGTCTCTGAATAGTGTCTCCTCTTCACTGAACCTAACCTCTGACGGAAATCTAATCCTATTCGACGGAGAAACACTTGTTTGGTCGACGGGAACATCCACAGAATCTAATCCTGCACGCTTGCAACTATTAGACACAGGTAATCTTATGCTGACCACCGAAAACTTCAGCAGGACTCTATGGCAGAGCTTTGACCACCCAAGTGATACACTTCTCCCTGGCATGAAGCTTGGATTTGACCTCCGAAGAAACACTTCGTGGCATCTCGTGTCATGGAGGAGCGACGTAGACCCTTCTCTGGGAAACTACATAATAGAGACCCATGGGGTTACAGAGCTTATAGCAAAGAACGGAACCACCAAAATCCATCGAAGCGGACCATGGAGCGGACGTGGATTCGTTGGCCTTCCTCAGATGAAGAACAGCACCTTGGCAAGGAAAGTAAACTTCACATTCGTATCCAACGAAAATGAGACCTATTACACGACTGGATACATCGATCGGTCGGTGTTATCGCGGTCAGTGGTTAACACTGATGGAAACTACGAGCGGTGGAGTTGGGACAACGGAGAATGGAGATTCGTTTGGCAATTTCCGGCGGATGACTGCGATCATTACAATCTCTGTGGGAGCGGCAGCGTTTGCTCTTGGGGCTACTATGCTTTCTCCTGCAGCTGCCTCCAAGGCTTTGCTCAGGCTAGTAACGGATGCGTGAGGGAGAAGCCCCTGAATTGCTCCTCAAACCAGATTTGGAAGGCGCAGAACGTAAAGGTGCCGGACACCGAGAATGCCACGGCGTACGGCATGATCAGTCTGGATGCATGCAAGCGCTTGTGTTTGGGTAATTGCTCCTGCGTGGCGTACGCTGTGCTGGACGAGCCAAATGGGTGTGTGACTTGGCAGGGTGACCTAATGGATCTGAGATATTATACCGATGGAGCAAATGATCTGTACATTCGGCTTGCAG AATCATCAACATCAAAGAGTAACAAGCACGTGTGGGCGATAACAATACCAGTGATGCTTGGATTTCTGCTACTTTGTTGTATACTTGTAGTCACGTTGAGGAGAAACAGAGCCCTGAAACAAGGAACTCGGAATCATATCGAGTCCTCGGCCAAGGAAACTAGCAGGTTGAAATTGCAGTATCCAAATGCGGAGAACG GTGACTTGCAGAGCCTCCCTGGACATTCTAATTCTATGGCTGATGATGATGTATCAGAGCTGATGTCAAACAAGATAGACTCTGAGCATTCCGGTTTCTGTGAGTATAGAGAAGTAG TTTCGATCCTGACATTAGGGGTGCTACCTTCTTATGATTTATGTACAATAAAAGCTGCAACAAATGACTTCTCGAATGAAAACAAACTTGGGGAAGGTGGATTTGGTATTGTCTACAAG GGAGAGTTGCAAGATGGACAAAAGATTGCggttaagaaagtatcaaaatactCTTCACAAGGGCCAAATGAGTTCCAGAACGAGCTGTCACTAATAGCCAAGCTACAACATAGAAATCTTGTTCGTCTTCTAGGTTCATGCATTGAGGGAGATGAACGACTCATCGTCTTGGAGTATATGGAAAACAAGAGCTTAGATAACTTCATCTTTG ACAAAACAAAGAGCTCATTGCTAAATTGGCAAAAGCGTCTTGAGATTATAAATGGGATTGCTCGAGGGTTACTTTATCTGCATCAAGATTCTATATTGAGAGTCATTCATAGAGATCTTAAGTTGAGCAATATCCTCCTCGACAAGGATATGATTCCAAAGATTTCAGATTTTGGCATCGCAAGGATATTTGAAGGCGATGGAGTTTTAGAAAATGTAACTACAAGACCAGTTGGGACATT TGGTTACATGGCGCCGGAATACTTAACTGAAGGAGTATTTTCATTTAAAACTGATGTATTTAGCTTTGGTGTGATAGTATTAGAAATCTTAAGCGGTAAGAGGAACAAAATATTCAGTAACACAGATGCTAGTTTAAACCTTTTAGGACAT GCATATAAACTTTGGAAGGAAGGCAGATCTTTAGAAATTCTTGATGATACACTTGATCATTCATATCCTACTGCAGAAATCCTTCGTTGCATCCGACTAGGTCTTTTGTGCGTACAAGATAATTGTGAAGACAGACCAACATTGATAGAGGTGGTAATGATGTTGGCCAGTGAGGATCAACTTTTGACGCCACTCAAGCAACCTACAATAACGTCAGCGAGTAGTGAAGGTGGTTTTACTACTAAAGAAATAAGTCACTCAATTACAGGACGATAA
- the LOC121970476 gene encoding G-type lectin S-receptor-like serine/threonine-protein kinase At4g27290 isoform X3, with protein sequence MTPNSSLINDQTLISAGSIFQLGFFSPDKDSGNRYLGIWYYNRPSTGQNIVVWVANRNRSLNSVSSSLNLTSDGNLILFDGETLVWSTGTSTESNPARLQLLDTGNLMLTTENFSRTLWQSFDHPSDTLLPGMKLGFDLRRNTSWHLVSWRSDVDPSLGNYIIETHGVTELIAKNGTTKIHRSGPWSGRGFVGLPQMKNSTLARKVNFTFVSNENETYYTTGYIDRSVLSRSVVNTDGNYERWSWDNGEWRFVWQFPADDCDHYNLCGSGSVCSWGYYAFSCSCLQGFAQASNGCVREKPLNCSSNQIWKAQNVKVPDTENATAYGMISLDACKRLCLGNCSCVAYAVLDEPNGCVTWQGDLMDLRYYTDGANDLYIRLAESSTSKSNKHVWAITIPVMLGFLLLCCILVVTLRRNRALKQGTRNHIESSAKETSRLKLQYPNAENGDLQSLPGHSNSMADDDVSELMSNKIDSEHSGFCEYREVVSILTLGVLPSYDLCTIKAATNDFSNENKLGEGGFGIVYKGELQDGQKIAVKKVSKYSSQGPNEFQNELSLIAKLQHRNLVRLLGSCIEGDERLIVLEYMENKSLDNFIFDKTKSSLLNWQKRLEIINGIARGLLYLHQDSILRVIHRDLKLSNILLDKDMIPKISDFGIARIFEGDGVLENVTTRPVGTFGYMAPEYLTEGVFSFKTDVFSFGVIVLEILSGKRNKIFSNTDASLNLLGHAYKLWKEGRSLEILDDTLDHSYPTAEILRCIRLGLLCVQDNCEDRPTLIEVVMMLASEDQLLTPLKQPTITSASSEGGFTTKEISHSITGR encoded by the exons ATGACCCCGAACAGCTCACTTATCAATGACCAGACCTTGATATCAGCAGGAAGCATATTCCAGCTTGGCTTTTTCAGTCCTGATAAAGATTCAGGGAATAGATATTTAGGAATTTGGTACTACAATCGCCCATCTACAGGACAAAATATAGTAGTATGGGTTGCCAATAGGAACAGGTCTCTGAATAGTGTCTCCTCTTCACTGAACCTAACCTCTGACGGAAATCTAATCCTATTCGACGGAGAAACACTTGTTTGGTCGACGGGAACATCCACAGAATCTAATCCTGCACGCTTGCAACTATTAGACACAGGTAATCTTATGCTGACCACCGAAAACTTCAGCAGGACTCTATGGCAGAGCTTTGACCACCCAAGTGATACACTTCTCCCTGGCATGAAGCTTGGATTTGACCTCCGAAGAAACACTTCGTGGCATCTCGTGTCATGGAGGAGCGACGTAGACCCTTCTCTGGGAAACTACATAATAGAGACCCATGGGGTTACAGAGCTTATAGCAAAGAACGGAACCACCAAAATCCATCGAAGCGGACCATGGAGCGGACGTGGATTCGTTGGCCTTCCTCAGATGAAGAACAGCACCTTGGCAAGGAAAGTAAACTTCACATTCGTATCCAACGAAAATGAGACCTATTACACGACTGGATACATCGATCGGTCGGTGTTATCGCGGTCAGTGGTTAACACTGATGGAAACTACGAGCGGTGGAGTTGGGACAACGGAGAATGGAGATTCGTTTGGCAATTTCCGGCGGATGACTGCGATCATTACAATCTCTGTGGGAGCGGCAGCGTTTGCTCTTGGGGCTACTATGCTTTCTCCTGCAGCTGCCTCCAAGGCTTTGCTCAGGCTAGTAACGGATGCGTGAGGGAGAAGCCCCTGAATTGCTCCTCAAACCAGATTTGGAAGGCGCAGAACGTAAAGGTGCCGGACACCGAGAATGCCACGGCGTACGGCATGATCAGTCTGGATGCATGCAAGCGCTTGTGTTTGGGTAATTGCTCCTGCGTGGCGTACGCTGTGCTGGACGAGCCAAATGGGTGTGTGACTTGGCAGGGTGACCTAATGGATCTGAGATATTATACCGATGGAGCAAATGATCTGTACATTCGGCTTGCAG AATCATCAACATCAAAGAGTAACAAGCACGTGTGGGCGATAACAATACCAGTGATGCTTGGATTTCTGCTACTTTGTTGTATACTTGTAGTCACGTTGAGGAGAAACAGAGCCCTGAAACAAGGAACTCGGAATCATATCGAGTCCTCGGCCAAGGAAACTAGCAGGTTGAAATTGCAGTATCCAAATGCGGAGAACG GTGACTTGCAGAGCCTCCCTGGACATTCTAATTCTATGGCTGATGATGATGTATCAGAGCTGATGTCAAACAAGATAGACTCTGAGCATTCCGGTTTCTGTGAGTATAGAGAAGTAG TTTCGATCCTGACATTAGGGGTGCTACCTTCTTATGATTTATGTACAATAAAAGCTGCAACAAATGACTTCTCGAATGAAAACAAACTTGGGGAAGGTGGATTTGGTATTGTCTACAAG GGAGAGTTGCAAGATGGACAAAAGATTGCggttaagaaagtatcaaaatactCTTCACAAGGGCCAAATGAGTTCCAGAACGAGCTGTCACTAATAGCCAAGCTACAACATAGAAATCTTGTTCGTCTTCTAGGTTCATGCATTGAGGGAGATGAACGACTCATCGTCTTGGAGTATATGGAAAACAAGAGCTTAGATAACTTCATCTTTG ACAAAACAAAGAGCTCATTGCTAAATTGGCAAAAGCGTCTTGAGATTATAAATGGGATTGCTCGAGGGTTACTTTATCTGCATCAAGATTCTATATTGAGAGTCATTCATAGAGATCTTAAGTTGAGCAATATCCTCCTCGACAAGGATATGATTCCAAAGATTTCAGATTTTGGCATCGCAAGGATATTTGAAGGCGATGGAGTTTTAGAAAATGTAACTACAAGACCAGTTGGGACATT TGGTTACATGGCGCCGGAATACTTAACTGAAGGAGTATTTTCATTTAAAACTGATGTATTTAGCTTTGGTGTGATAGTATTAGAAATCTTAAGCGGTAAGAGGAACAAAATATTCAGTAACACAGATGCTAGTTTAAACCTTTTAGGACAT GCATATAAACTTTGGAAGGAAGGCAGATCTTTAGAAATTCTTGATGATACACTTGATCATTCATATCCTACTGCAGAAATCCTTCGTTGCATCCGACTAGGTCTTTTGTGCGTACAAGATAATTGTGAAGACAGACCAACATTGATAGAGGTGGTAATGATGTTGGCCAGTGAGGATCAACTTTTGACGCCACTCAAGCAACCTACAATAACGTCAGCGAGTAGTGAAGGTGGTTTTACTACTAAAGAAATAAGTCACTCAATTACAGGACGATAA